Proteins co-encoded in one Nicotiana sylvestris chromosome 7, ASM39365v2, whole genome shotgun sequence genomic window:
- the LOC138873127 gene encoding uncharacterized protein: protein MKSDPSTQRLIVLCEFHQETGHKTEECISPRQEVVRMLNQGYLKELLSNRGRTNFARGRDQPQEPPKTPLPARTIRMIIGGDDDSVINHVTFTTTHKLKRTVAHEWYDDLEDSIIFDKSDTNGLSFPHYDALVITLCIADTDVKRIMVDDGNGVCIIHPRVLVQMRLKDKIVPRCITLTDFNNAVE from the coding sequence ATGAAGTCAGATCCGAGCACCCAGAGGTTGATCGTTCtatgtgaattccaccaggaAACAGGACATAAGACCGAAGAGTGCATAAGTCCGCGACAGGAAGTGGTAAGAATGCTAAATCAGGGATACCTGAAAGAACTACTGAGCAATCGAGGACGCACTAACTTCGCTCGCGGACGCGATCAACCTCAAGAACCCCCAAAAACACCTTTACCAGCTCGCACCATACGGATGATCATTGGCGGCGACGACGATTCAGTAATCAACCATGTGACATTCACCACCACACACAAACTCAAGAGGACAGTTGCTCACGAATGGTATGacgacctcgaagatagtatcatcttcgataagtcagataccaatggtttgtctttccctcactatgatgctttggttataactttatgTATTGCAGATaccgatgtaaaaagaataatggtagatgacGGAAACGGCGTGTGTATTATCCATCCACGAGTCCTCGTACAGATGAGACTCAAGGATAAGATAGTACCACGCTGCATAACACTAACGGAttttaataatgcagtggaaTGA